aaatcaaacttttaaattaattcaattcaataaattatttcgGTTTAAATCAAATACTACTCACTCTACTcgtaaaatatctaaaattttttcataaattaatatGTTAACAAAGAATTAATAAGTAtgaataaaatgatattttgaaattaaaatttttattttaaaaatttagaacttCACTCTTTACTTTCgccataatttatttatttttatatattatatatttacttcttataattttatttttcaaagatatctaatttaattaaaaaataatttctaagtTTAAAATTGAGAAGTAATAGCAATAAATATATGGAAGAACAAACTTACAAagtattttatttgttaaatgagaaataataatgtaataaaaaatattaataagcaCTCAAGATTTAATCTGGTAGTAAGTACatttgagtaaatctgagaggtttcgGATTTTAATCTCCAAtcctcatttaaaaaaaatttaataattaatgatatatttataaaattgatttttatttttaaaaatatttacatagtACGTTTTTGGGTTGatttgtaaatttaaaattgttataACTTTTGCCAATGAGGCATACGTGGACAAAAATAACTAGTTGGTTGCTGTGACTATAATAGTTGTTTACGCATTGGATAATATCCGTGGTCACTCGAAGAACCCTAATCAGGCCGCTTGTTATATCTTTAGGTGTTGGTTTTGCTTCCACTTACCAACTCCAGCGGCAGCGTCCATCTCTCTCGTGCCTTAGCTTGCGCTTCTCTTTTTCAAGGTATGTTTTGCTCTCTAGAGGGTCACGTGTCTCTGTGGCCGGTGGCAGGGATATATAGGAAAACTTGTGTATGGAGAATTTATCTGTAGCGCATGAAGAATTGGATTGAATAAAATCCTAAATTAGCAAAAGGGTTTTagtgaaaagagtttttattttcaagatTCTCTTTTGTTAGATTGAGAGTTTGTTTTTAGTGGATAAGGTTATCTGTGATTTAGAAATGCATGTATTCATTTTCCAGCATTTCACTGTGAATTAGTTTATTGTCAAAGTGATGATCCTTTTGCATATCATAATTGATTTGTTGACTGGGAAATTATGAGAAtgaaaataagttaaatttatttatggtTGAGTTAATATCGTCATTTTTGGTAATCTCAATGTCTGAGTTTTCCATGTTAACAAATCGAACACATATTTGGTTTCCCCAGTTAATTTGGAATGGGAAACAGTCTGATTTTCAATTACCCAACCTGCATCAGTTTTATGGATTTAATTAATGTTTTGACTGTATAAGCTTCTGCTACGTAAGCTCTATTGCTGAATCAAGCATGCTCCTCATGTACTAGGTTCTAATGGCCCTGATATTTTGAAGATTTATCCCAAAACCTGGTAGAATGGATTCATCATATCCATATAGCTGAGCCCAACTATTTGGATTCAGACTTTGTTGAGTTTTGTTAAATGGTACCATTCCTGAGTTGGGATGAGTTGTAGTGTTAAAGAGTACCTTTATGATAGTTGAAACATTTAGGTTGTGAAATTTTCGGTCAACTCAATGCTGATATGTTAGCTTTAACCATGAATATATGATTCTATTCCATTGCTTTCTGCTGTCAAAATCTTTGTGTTTCATACATACTGTGTTTTTCTATTACAGGGTATGAATGACGGGGTTCTTGTTTTACTTCTATCCCTTGCTATAGATGCTGGAGATTAATTATAACCTCTATCTTTTCTCTCTCGTTACAGCAACAGCTTATTATTGGAGATGGGTCGTGTTCGCACTAAGACAGTGAAGAAGTCCTCTCGTCAGGTCATTGAGAGGTACTACTCTAAAATGACCTTGGACTTCCACACCAACAAGAAGATCTTGGAAGAGGTTGCTATCATCCCCTCAAAGCGGCTTCGTAACAAGATTGCTGGATTTTCTACCCACCTTATGAAGCGAATTCAAAAGGGTTCTGTTCGTGGTATCTCTTTGAAACTGCAAGAGGAAGAGCGTGAACGCCGCATGGACTTTGTGCCGGAAGAGTCCGCTATTAAGATTGATGAGATTAAGGTTGATAAGGAGACAATTGACATGCTTGCTGCCCTTGGTATGTCAGATATCCCTGGGCTTGTTGAGTTTGAACCTCAGCCTTTGGTTCCATCCCAGGTCTTTGGCAGGGGTCCGGCTGGTGCACCTGGAAGGAGGTTCTGAGGTAATTGAACTTTCCAGGATGTTCAAGTATAAGAACTTTTTTAAGTCATGTTTTAGTAGTTACTTTCTGTGTTTGTCCTTGAAATTATCCTAAATGTATGAGTGCTTGATAGTTTAAAATGGACATTTTTAGTTGATATTGAAATCAAAGGATAACGCACTAGTTCATTTGATGCAGATATCCAAGGCTTTTCTTGCCAATTTTTCCATTCTGTCTAATGTTATCGACTTCGTTTTTCATAGTAATTGTTTATTGGATGTGCTATAAATTGTGGTTTGATTGATCGGTTGGTAGTAATGGTGTTTCCCTTCAACTGTTGGCATTGGTCGAAGAAATTgtgaattttcttttctttttttgggttGAATTAGGAATGATCTTTAGAAAACATTGTATTTTAGTAAAGGTACAATGAAAGCCTAACGCCTCCTTGTGGAAAGTGTTATGTAGAAATGCGTAGTGCCTATAAATATTTGAAGCATTTTTTCAGCAATATTATTTAACTAGCAGAATATCCGTAGtgcatataaataatttttatttttgttttgatataatattttaattatattttaagatttattttgtaattatttaaattttaaataataataaattttattaataattatggtAATTTTGGaaactgaaaatttttaaatgtttatcaattttttaaaacaaaaataataataagcttAAGGTGCCATGTAtcaaattttaagaataaaactcttataaaaccatttaaaagaGATTTTGAAAGTCACCTTGTCAactttatgaaaaatttttaatttgctctatatatttatatagatttggtaatattaaacaaataatattctgaattttgttatataatatatatattataaaatttgtatAATTATCAAATAGTAATAGTAAACCGTTTTGTATAATTACTCGACTATTTATCATTGCACAGAAAGTAGAGTGAGTTCGTCGAGTTTTTCCTTCCTACATGAACTTCAActcttttactatttatttgctatgaataattaaaaaaaaaacagttaaaaaattttggattgttttatttcaaacaaaaattttatatataaaaaaaattaattaaattaaatttttataaaatttttaattctaaatgaAGGGTTaatattttagaattaaaatttttttaaagtttctCTCATTAGATTAAAGgtcaaatatatattttgacTTATTATGTTTAGGTtatattaatacatttttattgctaacttttaatatttgattcatacttatgtaattatttaataaaatttaaaagctgAATATATACTTATATCTCTCCATTAATTAAGGTTAACatattaaatatctaaattaaaGTTGTAAGTTATCATgaacttataaaaattataataattaaatatgaattcaccatattattaataatttataaaaaatagtaaaaactaaattataataattaaatataaattcactatattattaataatttataaaaaatagtaaaaattgaAATCACATATtgcttattttaaattttttaactatgttctgaatttttataatttgataaagttacatgattataattttatattacgaAAATTTAGtgttcaattaataaattttgagtACAGTTATATTGTGATTGGCTACATCTGtaagaaagagaacgtgaggtaGTGAATGTTCATAACAGCCATTCTAACGTTCAAATCGGTATACTAAAGAGTAGggagaatataaaaaattacttagaatttgaataatataaaaaaatagcatACCATTCTCTCTGTGATACgtttccttttatactgtaagaagatgaaggtaaatataacattttctgGTAGCCCAGTAATGATATTACTGGttgcttgataagggatatcTCCAGCTAATGGACCAAGGATTTCGCGATTACAGGCGTAATGGGAATTTGCTCGACTGCGCTTGATAATGTTAACTTTATATTGAGTCTCGCCCTATTCAGGGGAGAGTGAGTCTTGATAATGAGACAGGTGTTAAGGTGTTTGAGTCTTCTTTTTTTTCGGGTGAGACCACGTTTCCCACTTATCAGATACTTGCCGCGTGATCCTATCTCATGGTGACAACTCATGGCTAACTTTGGGTGATTATTGTGTAGCATTAGAGGTCCCCCCACtagtctttgattcttcagattTGGAGGTGATAGTTGTGCTCATGATTTGAGGCACGTGGCCCACTGAGATTGATTTCTTCCTGCTCATGCCATTTTGCCTACCTAGCTCCTCGATAATGGCTGTCCCATTTCTCGAGCTGCATTTAAAGCCTGCCGTCACAAACGTCTTATAAGAGCCCTTCTTCTTTCTCaattttccttgtttgctttcaaCTGAACTGCCTCTGCCTCAACTCACTTGCTGAAATGATCCACTGCTACAATCACAAACTTTCTTGACCCATATGCTTTTGAAAAAGGGCCAAGGATGTCTAGCTCCCACTGAAAGAAAGGCCAGGGGCTTCCGATTGCTGCTTGCATCTCACCGACGGTTCGAGGAATGCTTGCATGTAATTGATATCGTCGGCACTTCTGGACGAGTTCCTTCGCATCCTGCATTACCGTTGGCTAGTAATATCCTTACCTGAATGCTTTTTGGGTGATCGTTCAAGCTCCTTCATGGCTTCCGCAGTCTCCTTCATGGACATCCTTAAGGATGCACTCGTCGTCATCCTCCATTACGCACCATAGTCACGGATGAGTTGATGACCTCCTGTACCACCAACCATTAATCAGTACATATTTAGAGGACCTTCTTATTACCTGTTTGGCCGATAGTTCATCAGCTGGTAATTCATCTTTAATCAGAAATTTGTATACCGGTATCATCCATATTTCACCTTTCTCAATGGGAAAAGACTCCTCTTCATCGGTTGTTGGAGTATGTAACTCTTTGAACTGAAATGATCGAGTCAAGTGTTGTTCACCTACTGCCGCCGTTTTTGCCAGATGATCAGCTTTCTCATTGTTGCTTCTGGTCACCTAGTGAAGTTCACAGTCGCCTTGCCTATCTTTGATCATTGCCATTAAGGAACAAACTTTTTCTTCATATTTGACGAGGTTAGGCTCTTATACTTTAAACTTTCTTTGgtattgattaacaactaattgtgagtcactaaaaataacGTACTTATGTATAGATATTTCTGCGATAATCTTCAGCACCATAATTACGGTCTCGTACTCGGCTATATTATTAGTAGTGGCACTGAAGGCGAGTTTTGCTGTGTAAAGGAGCTTTATTCTAGTCTGACTCTCTAGGAAGATTCTAATTCTAGAACCCTCGGCTTTACAGGCACCATTTGCGTAAACCTTCCATTCCTTAATGGGCGGTTCTGAGGTCTCTAGAGGTGGAGTCATCTTTGTAATGAAATTAGCTGCCGCTTGGACTTGCATCGCATTTCTTGGGACATACTTGATATCGTACGCTGACAGCATTACCGCCCAGGTGGATAACCATCTTGATAACTTTGGCTTGTGAAGCACCTTTTGCAGGGGATAATTTGTCCTTATCTCTATGGTATGCAACTCGAAGTAGGAGCAAAATTTTGAGGCAAACAAGGATTATGAATGCCAACTTCTCTAGAGGGGGATAATTCAACTCTACCCCTTTTAAGATTTGATTGGCATAATAGATGGGGCTTTGCTTTCCTTTGTCTTCTCTTACAAGCACAGAGCTCATTGTTCCCTGCCTGACAGATAGATACAAAAACAATATATTGTCTTGGACAGGCGAGCTAAGCAAAAGAGGAGaagataaaaacgtttttaaattttcaaatgtaTCCACACACTCCTCCATCCACACAAAT
This region of Manihot esculenta cultivar AM560-2 chromosome 10, M.esculenta_v8, whole genome shotgun sequence genomic DNA includes:
- the LOC110623944 gene encoding 40S ribosomal protein S17-3 — its product is MGRVRTKTVKKSSRQVIERYYSKMTLDFHTNKKILEEVAIIPSKRLRNKIAGFSTHLMKRIQKGSVRGISLKLQEEERERRMDFVPEESAIKIDEIKVDKETIDMLAALGMSDIPGLVEFEPQPLVPSQVFGRGPAGAPGRRF